The DNA window CACCGACCAGGCAGACCGAGCCGTTTTCTAACCCGGCGCGGAGAGCCTCCAGCGTGGCCGGTTCGGAAGCGACGATCTTCTCCAGCGCCTGCCCGCCCAGTAACAGGTTCCGCGGGACGGTCCCCGACAGGTCCTGCCGCAGCGATTCGCCGATGGTGGTGTCGGCGACCAGCGTCAGGTCGATGATGAACGCATCCACCGGATAATAGTGGTCCCGTTCTTCGGCCAGCACGTTGAAGCATGCTTCCAGCTTTTCCCGCGCCTCGGTCGCATCGCCGGCCACGGCCGCCACGGCGGCGGCGGTCGCCTGGTTGCGGAAATAGATCTCGTCGAGGTTGCTGGAGTACCGCATCTGCCGGGTCAGCAGTTCGACCTGCAGGTAGCAGTATCCCAAGGCGAAAAAGTCGGCCGTCAGTTCGGGATCAACCCCCGCGTCGCCCCCGTCGAGTTCGGCCAGCGCCAGGTCGACGATTTCTTTGCGGTCGACTTTCTTCCGGATCAGCACGCCGCCTTCGGTCTTGGCGCGCTGCGCAAAGCCGGTGGGCAGTTCGGCCGCGCTGACGGCCGGGACCATGATCAGCCGATTGGCCAGCTCTTCCGGCGGGTCATCAATCCGTTGCCAGGTCGGCGTTTTACCGGCGGAAGCGATCAGCGCCGGGTGCCACATGGCCGACCAGTGCGCAAGCAGTCCGGCAGCCTCGTCGCCCTCGTGATAGAGAGGAAAATCTTCCAGGCTGTGGCAAGGAAGCAGGATTAATAATTCCTCGTACTTCATAACGGCGGCATCAGGGGAAGAAGGGGAGCAGACAGGTAGACACGCGTGGTTAATTACCTGGAGATTTCGGTTCCGTTGTTTGCGAAAATGCAGGCGCAGAAAGTCGACTTTCGCTCCGCGAAAGTGCGCGTTCTTTCACGGAGTGAAAGACGACTGTCCGACGATTTCCGTCTGAAATTCGTCGCACGTATCTGCAGGAGAGGTTTTAACGATAGCCGCTGGAAAGGCGTTCGTCGAGACATGGAAGGCCCGACCTATAAAATGCCTTCGTAGTCGAGTTCGATCTGTTTCAAATCCAGGCGGCCGAGAAAACCCGAATAACACATCCAGGCGGTCAGGGCGCTGGGATCGGCGAACTGCGGCGGCAGGTAACGGGGCGGCTGGACGATCCCTTGTTCGACCAGCTGATTCAAGGCCCGCATGTCTTCCAGCGTGGTCTTTCCGCAGAACAGCAGAGGAATGCGTTTCAGCAGGCCGCGCTGAACCGCCAGCTGGATGTAGTTGTAAATCTGCACAAAGCCCTTGGTATAGACGATATCTTTCGTAAATGGGGCCCCGTCCGGCGTGCTGCCGCGGAACACGCGGGCGGCGTTGGAATAGCTTTCCTGCGGGCTGTAGCCGTCTTCGAGGAACATCTGGTAGATATCGAGGAAGTCGGCGCCGTCCTGGGCCCGGGCGACCGCACGGACGCGATTCATCAACTTGCGCAGACGGGCCGGACTGGAGGCGAACGCCATCATTTCCATCAGGATCGCCAGCCCCTCCTGGGTGACGGTCGAACTGGGCGGCCCTTTGCTTAAAAACGTGCAAACCGGCTGATCCTGCCCGTTAAGGGTGGTGCCCATGTGGACCAGTCCCTCGTGGATTTCCAGCAAATTGATATCGCGCATGCTGAACTGCGCTTCGGCGCGGATTTTGAGGTAGTCGCTGCCGGCGGCCGCATCGGAAACAATCCCGTCGCTCAGCAGCACCCGGACGCCGCGTCCCTCAAAGGCATTCTCCAGGCGGACCTGCAGCAGGGCGACCGCCTCTTCGCCGGAAATGTCTTTCACGTCCTGTTTGATGGCTTGCGAACGATGCACGCAGTCGAGCGCGCCGCACATGATTTCGCTCAATTCGGCCATATTGGGCACGCCGGCGTGAAACA is part of the Lignipirellula cremea genome and encodes:
- a CDS encoding flavohemoglobin expression-modulating QEGLA motif protein, with protein sequence MTDDYLQTIRSLSDRIVEAQRPIRILDAIKWDNTIREEFFSNQEKKLPAVDRNYYAARPLGFDSSAKRRELLDLEVEIQRKLGPYNPLGVIMRRMCREYEMVVRMLEGRGGPEFSPLCRQLYGGADDVFHAGVPNMAELSEIMCGALDCVHRSQAIKQDVKDISGEEAVALLQVRLENAFEGRGVRVLLSDGIVSDAAAGSDYLKIRAEAQFSMRDINLLEIHEGLVHMGTTLNGQDQPVCTFLSKGPPSSTVTQEGLAILMEMMAFASSPARLRKLMNRVRAVARAQDGADFLDIYQMFLEDGYSPQESYSNAARVFRGSTPDGAPFTKDIVYTKGFVQIYNYIQLAVQRGLLKRIPLLFCGKTTLEDMRALNQLVEQGIVQPPRYLPPQFADPSALTAWMCYSGFLGRLDLKQIELDYEGIL